From Euzebya rosea, one genomic window encodes:
- a CDS encoding phage virion morphogenesis protein has translation MSLEADLSEGLAACDGLIDRASDLRPLLQRIAEDFTALTHQAFAAHGPPGQPWPALDPDWAARKTGPPGVFTGMLQRAVTGDATIGADRIGLDAPPHVRYFTAARPIAPTDDDLVRRWIPMAEQHLTGAAGGQFDGMV, from the coding sequence ATGTCGCTCGAGGCTGACCTCAGCGAAGGCCTGGCCGCATGTGATGGCCTGATCGACCGCGCATCGGACCTGCGGCCGCTGCTGCAACGCATCGCTGAGGACTTCACCGCTCTCACCCATCAGGCGTTCGCCGCACACGGACCCCCCGGACAGCCCTGGCCGGCGCTGGATCCGGACTGGGCGGCCCGCAAGACCGGCCCACCGGGTGTCTTCACCGGGATGCTGCAGCGTGCCGTGACCGGCGACGCGACCATCGGCGCGGACCGAATCGGCCTCGACGCGCCGCCCCACGTCCGCTACTTCACCGCCGCCCGGCCCATCGCCCCGACCGACGACGACCTGGTCCGGCGGTGGATCCCCATGGCCGAGCAGCACCTCACCGGCGCCGCCGGCGGACAGTTCGACGGAATGGTGTGA
- a CDS encoding major capsid protein: MNLVTNLVPLDVLTATIRELEFGENELQAYLPNVMVEDVDYRFAEVSRSNRAARIRAYDAPPEVGKRPGVTERRGGLPPISEIYPLTESERVRLRRMRGGALDVIRRSVYTDSALGTSAIANRVEMLRGEALSTGEVVIDEGGVTVTIDFGVPSGSKKTAATAWTTVTGNDILTEELGWLAAYRLAAGGAPGEAVTSFQALSLMLRNAAVREQLSVGGTVPSIVTPSQLNDFRRSHGLPPIRVYDRQVEDADGNLQRVIAENKLVYLPGSGETDPSRRVGETQWGVTEESAELAERQIIDADDAPGVVAVTLKDDLTSTTYTKVSGIALPVIKQPRKILTATLWPAA; the protein is encoded by the coding sequence GTGAACCTCGTCACCAACCTGGTCCCCCTCGATGTCCTGACCGCCACCATCCGTGAGCTGGAGTTCGGCGAGAACGAGCTCCAGGCCTACCTGCCCAACGTGATGGTCGAGGACGTCGACTACCGCTTCGCGGAGGTGTCGCGCTCCAACCGTGCCGCCCGCATCCGTGCCTACGACGCTCCGCCGGAGGTCGGCAAGCGGCCCGGCGTCACCGAGCGTCGGGGCGGCCTGCCGCCCATCAGCGAGATCTACCCGCTGACGGAGTCCGAACGTGTCCGGCTGCGTCGCATGCGTGGCGGCGCGCTGGACGTCATCCGCCGCAGCGTCTACACCGACTCCGCGCTCGGCACATCAGCGATCGCCAACCGGGTGGAGATGCTCCGCGGCGAGGCGCTGTCCACCGGCGAGGTCGTCATCGACGAGGGCGGCGTCACCGTCACCATCGACTTCGGTGTCCCCTCGGGATCGAAGAAGACCGCCGCGACCGCATGGACGACGGTGACCGGCAACGACATCCTCACCGAGGAGCTCGGCTGGCTGGCCGCCTACCGGCTCGCCGCCGGCGGTGCCCCCGGCGAGGCCGTCACGTCCTTCCAGGCGCTGTCGCTGATGCTGCGCAACGCTGCGGTCCGCGAACAGCTGTCGGTCGGTGGGACCGTCCCCTCGATCGTCACCCCCTCCCAGCTCAACGACTTCCGCCGCTCCCACGGGCTCCCGCCGATCCGGGTGTACGACCGTCAGGTCGAGGACGCCGACGGCAACCTGCAGCGGGTCATCGCGGAGAACAAGCTGGTCTACCTGCCCGGCTCCGGTGAGACCGACCCGTCCCGCCGTGTCGGCGAGACCCAGTGGGGTGTCACCGAGGAGTCCGCGGAGCTGGCCGAACGGCAGATCATCGACGCCGACGACGCCCCCGGTGTCGTCGCGGTCACCCTCAAGGACGACCTGACGTCCACCACCTACACCAAGGTGTCGGGGATCGCGCTGCCCGTCATCAAGCAGCCCCGCAAGATCCTCACTGCCACCCTGTGGCCCGCCGCCTGA
- a CDS encoding phage portal protein, with protein MDDDDLLARSPTDWIRKLEPRLRDQAEHAELHDSFYSGDRRLLLVERDFRDIFNGLLDSVRVNLSRIVVDARVERLAIDGFAVDDDDGADAVDANRVARTAAAIWRRNQLDEMAGIAHLERAIKAVSFGVVWPDDDDRATVSIEDATQMVVERRPWPPYDVVAAMKVWEDDWDGTRFCELYLPDGIHRFVGGKRLAGELWVPSSVRIASGWRPAPGTDVNGRDGRNPFGGLVPVVELTTRARLLKDPQSDLYDIAPLHDAYDVTMAQLVIAGNFSAIPIHTIAGAIIRVDKDGNPVDEDGNPTRPFDKRGDRNWVSPDKDTKFGTLQPGNLGEIIKTRAEILTGVRGLSRVPIHYFDLGGTSGVGAEMLKALEGPLVRAMAAEERALGPQWARLQQLALTIESPDLARAPLRTAWADTETRADSQDADAFSKFHTAGVPLDEAMRRAGFGERAIRHAVELNAHLLAGDDRQDGLDLPTPPRRGPTTPVPAPPPAA; from the coding sequence GTGGACGACGACGACCTGCTGGCCCGCTCCCCCACGGACTGGATCCGCAAGCTCGAACCACGACTGAGGGACCAGGCCGAGCACGCCGAGCTGCACGACAGCTTCTACTCCGGCGACCGGCGGCTCCTGCTGGTCGAACGCGACTTCCGGGACATCTTCAACGGCCTGCTCGACAGCGTCCGGGTCAACCTGTCCCGCATCGTCGTCGACGCCCGGGTGGAACGACTCGCCATCGACGGGTTCGCCGTCGACGACGACGACGGTGCCGACGCCGTGGACGCCAACAGGGTGGCCCGCACCGCCGCAGCCATCTGGCGTCGCAACCAGCTCGACGAAATGGCCGGCATCGCCCACCTCGAGCGAGCCATCAAGGCGGTCAGCTTCGGTGTCGTGTGGCCCGACGACGACGACCGTGCCACCGTGTCGATCGAGGACGCCACCCAGATGGTCGTCGAGCGGCGCCCCTGGCCGCCCTACGACGTCGTCGCCGCCATGAAGGTGTGGGAGGACGACTGGGACGGCACACGCTTCTGCGAGCTGTATCTGCCCGACGGGATCCACCGGTTCGTCGGGGGCAAGCGGCTCGCCGGCGAGCTGTGGGTTCCCTCCAGCGTCCGCATCGCGTCGGGCTGGCGGCCCGCCCCCGGCACCGACGTCAACGGCCGTGACGGCCGCAACCCCTTCGGTGGCCTGGTGCCCGTGGTGGAGCTCACCACCCGGGCACGACTGCTGAAGGACCCGCAGTCCGACCTGTACGACATCGCCCCCCTGCACGACGCCTACGACGTCACGATGGCCCAGTTGGTCATCGCCGGCAACTTCTCCGCGATCCCGATCCACACCATCGCTGGCGCCATCATCCGCGTCGACAAGGACGGCAACCCCGTCGACGAGGACGGCAACCCCACACGCCCCTTCGACAAGCGTGGGGACCGCAACTGGGTGTCGCCGGACAAGGACACCAAGTTCGGGACTCTCCAGCCCGGCAACCTCGGTGAGATCATCAAGACCCGCGCGGAGATCCTCACCGGCGTCCGCGGCCTGTCCAGGGTGCCCATCCACTACTTCGACCTCGGTGGCACCTCCGGTGTCGGCGCGGAGATGCTCAAGGCGCTGGAGGGCCCGTTGGTCCGTGCCATGGCCGCCGAGGAACGCGCCCTCGGGCCACAGTGGGCCCGCCTCCAGCAGCTGGCCCTCACCATCGAGTCCCCCGACCTGGCCAGGGCACCGCTGCGGACCGCGTGGGCAGACACCGAGACCCGCGCGGACTCCCAGGACGCCGACGCCTTCAGCAAGTTCCACACCGCCGGCGTCCCCCTGGACGAGGCCATGCGCCGCGCCGGATTCGGCGAGCGGGCCATCCGCCACGCCGTCGAGCTCAACGCCCACCTCCTCGCCGGCGACGACCGCCAGGACGGGCTGGACCTTCCCACGCCGCCACGCCGCGGCCCGACCACCCCGGTACCGGCGCCGCCGCCGGCCGCATGA
- a CDS encoding recombinase family protein: MLDAPPRPRLGYARVSTDEQEISIDAQRDRLHAWAVSRGIDDLQIRVDQGHSGKTLKRPAIAEALTELEAAGTGTLVVCKLDRLTRSVVDFAGLMEQSRRQGWHLVALDVGIDTSTPAGELLATIMAALAQWERRQIADRTITALARKAAEGHRLGRPSAIPDDVLARIVGLRGAGRSYQAIADALNADGIPTAGRAARWGKSSVASAVKTARLNDRARARAEEFARRGDDG, translated from the coding sequence ATGTTGGACGCCCCCCCTCGTCCACGATTGGGGTATGCCCGTGTGTCCACGGACGAGCAGGAGATCTCGATCGACGCGCAGCGCGACCGTCTGCACGCGTGGGCTGTCAGCCGCGGCATCGATGACCTTCAGATCCGGGTCGACCAGGGCCATTCGGGAAAGACGCTCAAGCGTCCGGCGATCGCCGAGGCCCTGACGGAGTTGGAGGCCGCCGGCACCGGGACGCTGGTGGTGTGCAAGCTCGACCGGCTGACCCGCTCGGTCGTTGACTTCGCGGGACTGATGGAGCAGTCCCGTAGACAGGGCTGGCATCTGGTCGCCCTCGACGTCGGCATCGACACCTCCACACCCGCCGGCGAGCTGCTCGCCACGATCATGGCCGCGCTTGCCCAGTGGGAACGTCGACAGATCGCCGACCGCACAATCACGGCCCTGGCACGCAAGGCCGCCGAGGGTCACCGGCTGGGTCGCCCATCGGCCATCCCAGATGACGTCCTCGCCCGCATCGTGGGGCTGCGCGGCGCCGGCCGGTCCTACCAGGCGATCGCCGACGCGCTCAACGCCGATGGCATCCCCACCGCCGGCCGCGCCGCACGTTGGGGCAAGTCCAGCGTTGCGAGCGCGGTCAAGACCGCCCGTCTCAACGACCGGGCCCGGGCCCGGGCCGAGGAGTTCGCCCGACGCGGAGATGACGGATGA
- a CDS encoding MerR family transcriptional regulator yields the protein MNEPDREPVPLYAARAAAGLAGVTYRQLDHWATTGLITLTVPAEGSGSRRLVSPADVAGLCRVAQLRDLGVTLAVAAHPPDGLARLVDDDVVAATVAALQHLPVLAYFVDGRAVSPEALQRA from the coding sequence ATGAACGAACCTGACCGGGAGCCGGTGCCGCTGTACGCGGCGCGTGCAGCGGCCGGCCTGGCCGGCGTCACCTACCGGCAGCTGGACCACTGGGCCACGACCGGCCTGATCACCCTCACCGTCCCCGCAGAGGGATCGGGGTCCCGTCGGCTGGTCTCCCCCGCCGATGTCGCCGGCCTGTGCAGGGTCGCCCAGCTGCGCGACCTGGGCGTGACGCTTGCCGTCGCCGCCCATCCGCCCGACGGGCTGGCCCGCCTCGTCGATGACGACGTCGTGGCGGCCACCGTGGCGGCGCTGCAGCACCTGCCGGTCCTGGCCTACTTCGTGGACGGTCGTGCGGTATCTCCAGAGGCGCTGCAGCGTGCGTGA
- a CDS encoding sigma-70 family RNA polymerase sigma factor codes for MMLPGAVWALAHRMARRLPGVDPEDLAQEAAVAIWRSGATDVALQVTIGRRRIIDVSRSITGRQPDDPRRLQAVELTRDVVSTGAGPEQQVVADEDAGELADSLAGLTSRERDLLLAVWRDETLDEASRRHGITPSRGSQIRSHVRARLRRLA; via the coding sequence GTGATGCTGCCCGGCGCGGTGTGGGCGCTCGCCCACCGGATGGCCCGTCGGCTGCCGGGGGTCGACCCGGAGGACCTGGCGCAGGAGGCCGCCGTGGCCATCTGGCGCAGCGGCGCCACCGATGTCGCACTGCAGGTGACCATCGGCCGACGCCGGATCATCGACGTCAGCCGATCCATCACCGGACGACAGCCCGACGACCCACGGCGCCTCCAGGCCGTCGAGCTCACCCGCGACGTCGTGTCGACGGGGGCGGGCCCGGAGCAGCAGGTCGTGGCCGACGAGGACGCCGGCGAGCTGGCCGACAGCCTGGCCGGCCTGACGTCACGCGAGCGTGACCTGCTGTTGGCCGTCTGGCGCGACGAGACGCTGGACGAAGCCAGCCGACGTCACGGCATCACGCCCTCCCGTGGCAGCCAGATCCGCTCCCACGTCCGCGCCCGGCTCAGGAGGCTCGCGTGA
- the glnA gene encoding type I glutamate--ammonia ligase, with protein sequence MGSPEDVLNKINDEGIQFVDFRFIDLPGLMQHYTTPAHQVTREVFEDGLGFDGSSVRGFQEIQESDMLLVPDPSTAVVDTFRQHPTLILNCFVRDPLTGESYSRDPRYIAQKAEAYLQSTGIADTCYVGPEAEFFVFDDIRFISEPKGSFYAIDSVEAAWNTGKDEGPNLGHKIRHKQGYFPLPPMDHMTDLRSEMVVELERAGIEVELQHHEVGTAGQAEIDFRFAPLAQCADQVMLFKYIVKNVALRNGKTATFMPKPIFMDNGSGMHTHMSLWKDGEPLFYDETGYAGLSEMARHYIGGLLHHAPAVLAFTNPTTNSYKRLVPGYEAPINLVYSQRNRSAACRIPLISKSPKAKRVEFRVPDPSCNPYLAFSALLMAGLDGVKNKIEPPDPVDKDIYELGPEALADLPSVPASLDQALAALEDDHEFLLEGGVFTEDLIETHIDFKMRAEVTPNRLRPTPHEFELYYDI encoded by the coding sequence TTGGGTAGTCCAGAAGACGTCCTGAACAAGATCAACGACGAGGGCATCCAGTTCGTCGACTTCCGCTTCATCGACCTGCCCGGTCTGATGCAGCACTACACGACGCCGGCGCACCAGGTAACCCGCGAGGTGTTCGAGGACGGCCTCGGCTTCGACGGCTCCTCGGTCCGCGGATTCCAGGAGATCCAGGAATCCGACATGCTGCTGGTGCCCGACCCCAGCACGGCGGTCGTCGACACCTTCCGCCAGCACCCCACGCTGATCCTCAACTGCTTCGTGCGCGACCCGCTCACCGGCGAGAGCTACAGCCGTGACCCCCGCTACATCGCGCAGAAGGCCGAGGCCTACCTGCAGTCGACCGGGATCGCCGACACCTGCTACGTCGGCCCCGAGGCGGAGTTCTTCGTCTTCGACGACATCCGCTTCATCTCCGAACCCAAGGGATCGTTCTACGCCATCGACTCCGTCGAGGCCGCGTGGAACACCGGCAAGGACGAGGGCCCGAACCTGGGCCACAAGATCCGCCACAAGCAGGGTTACTTCCCGCTGCCCCCGATGGACCACATGACCGACCTCCGCTCGGAGATGGTCGTGGAGCTGGAGCGGGCCGGCATCGAGGTCGAGCTGCAGCACCACGAGGTGGGCACCGCCGGGCAGGCCGAGATCGACTTCCGGTTCGCGCCGCTCGCGCAGTGCGCCGACCAGGTCATGCTGTTCAAGTACATCGTCAAGAACGTGGCCCTGCGCAACGGCAAGACCGCGACGTTCATGCCCAAGCCGATCTTCATGGACAACGGCTCGGGCATGCACACCCACATGTCGCTCTGGAAGGACGGGGAGCCGCTGTTCTACGACGAGACCGGCTACGCCGGCCTGTCGGAGATGGCCCGCCACTACATCGGCGGCCTGCTGCACCACGCCCCGGCGGTGCTGGCCTTCACCAACCCGACGACCAACAGCTACAAGCGGCTGGTCCCCGGCTACGAGGCCCCGATCAACCTCGTGTACAGCCAGCGGAACCGTTCGGCGGCCTGCCGCATCCCGCTGATCTCCAAGAGCCCGAAGGCCAAGCGCGTGGAGTTCCGCGTGCCCGACCCGTCGTGCAACCCCTACCTGGCGTTCTCGGCGCTGCTGATGGCTGGCCTCGACGGGGTCAAGAACAAGATCGAGCCGCCGGACCCGGTGGACAAGGACATCTACGAGCTCGGCCCGGAGGCCCTTGCGGACCTGCCGTCGGTGCCCGCCAGCCTCGACCAGGCCCTGGCTGCGCTGGAGGACGACCACGAGTTCCTGCTCGAGGGCGGCGTCTTCACCGAGGACCTCATCGAGACCCACATCGACTTCAAGATGCGGGCCGAGGTCACCCCGAACCGGCTGCGCCCCACCCCGCACGAGTTCGAGCTGTACTACGACATTTGA
- a CDS encoding DUF6458 family protein, with protein sequence MAIGSAIVLFVIGAILAFGVEVDVAGLDLVVIGQILMAAGVIGGLIGLAMWASNRPSRRRETLQEVHRTADGGQVVHTEHRV encoded by the coding sequence ATGGCCATCGGAAGCGCAATCGTCCTGTTCGTCATCGGTGCGATCCTGGCGTTCGGCGTCGAGGTCGACGTCGCCGGGCTCGACCTGGTCGTCATCGGCCAGATCCTCATGGCCGCCGGCGTGATAGGTGGGCTGATCGGCCTGGCGATGTGGGCCAGCAACCGTCCCAGCCGTCGCCGGGAGACCCTCCAGGAGGTCCACCGCACCGCCGATGGTGGTCAGGTCGTCCACACCGAGCACCGCGTCTGA
- a CDS encoding mechanosensitive ion channel family protein encodes MSFLSPIPALFFPWLAQTPSPTPTPVDLETVADNFRCGEDNVICKWVLDATGNDTLANLLGQVIPVLLSILLILIAAAITARVARRLIAGAVRRTANESQEAIGRIAKRAPGMVDGLTVEERKVTEERSRQRADTIGGVVGSIVAFVVWMIAVFIILGQLDINIGPLVAGAGVVGVALGFGAQSLVKDFLSGTFMLLEDQYGIGDVVNVGEATGVVEAISLRVTRLRDVEGTVWHVPNGEISRVGNMSQLWSRSLLDIGVSYDTDLDHASAVLTEVAHGMAVDDEWASEILEEPELWGVQQFGPNEVVLRLVMKTRPASQWKVNREFRRRLKTAFDDAGIEIPFPQRTIWIKQDVPAAGVPAAAMEPAAAHPVDTSPPEDPVPPAPGD; translated from the coding sequence ATGAGCTTCCTTTCCCCCATCCCTGCCCTGTTCTTCCCGTGGCTGGCCCAGACGCCATCGCCCACCCCCACACCGGTCGACCTCGAGACGGTCGCGGACAACTTCCGTTGTGGTGAGGACAACGTGATCTGCAAGTGGGTCCTCGACGCAACGGGGAACGACACGCTCGCGAACCTGCTCGGCCAAGTCATCCCCGTGCTCCTGTCGATCCTCCTGATCCTGATCGCGGCCGCCATCACCGCGCGGGTGGCTCGGCGGTTGATCGCCGGGGCGGTGCGACGCACGGCCAACGAGAGCCAGGAGGCCATCGGGCGCATCGCCAAGCGCGCCCCGGGGATGGTCGATGGCCTGACCGTGGAGGAACGCAAGGTCACCGAGGAACGGTCGCGACAGCGGGCCGACACCATCGGCGGCGTGGTCGGATCGATCGTGGCCTTCGTGGTCTGGATGATCGCGGTCTTCATCATCCTCGGGCAGCTGGACATCAACATCGGGCCGCTCGTCGCCGGTGCCGGTGTGGTCGGCGTGGCGCTGGGCTTCGGTGCCCAGTCGCTGGTCAAGGACTTCCTCTCCGGCACCTTCATGCTGCTGGAGGACCAGTACGGCATCGGCGACGTCGTCAACGTCGGTGAGGCAACCGGTGTCGTGGAGGCCATCAGCCTGCGCGTCACGCGCCTGCGCGACGTCGAGGGCACCGTGTGGCACGTCCCCAACGGCGAGATCAGCCGGGTCGGCAACATGTCGCAGCTGTGGTCTCGGTCGTTGCTGGACATCGGTGTCTCCTACGACACCGACCTGGACCACGCCTCGGCGGTGCTCACCGAGGTCGCCCACGGCATGGCCGTCGACGACGAATGGGCCTCGGAGATCCTCGAGGAGCCGGAGCTGTGGGGTGTCCAGCAGTTCGGCCCCAACGAGGTCGTCCTGCGCCTTGTCATGAAGACCCGTCCGGCCTCGCAGTGGAAGGTCAACCGCGAGTTCCGTCGTCGCCTGAAGACGGCCTTCGACGACGCCGGCATCGAGATCCCGTTCCCCCAGCGCACGATCTGGATCAAGCAGGACGTGCCGGCGGCCGGTGTGCCCGCTGCCGCCATGGAACCCGCGGCCGCCCACCCCGTGGACACCTCACCGCCGGAGGACCCCGTTCCCCCGGCGCCGGGCGACTAG
- a CDS encoding cell wall-binding repeat-containing protein, protein MTRPLVLLLALLLGIPFAAAQEGGGEAPEDAGDIVIAGPDGVQAAAQLSQATSSEATTRVMLASDATFADALASAILQQDGPLLLVPPTLPLPGEVIGELERLAPAEVTLLGGESAIGQDVEEELQRIGFATNRIAGATRFETATAIARTRPNAVTALLVRAFDAAGGDGTGAWADSVAAGALSTQLGLPILLTASDELSGPTADYLNSSGIQTVIIIGGTSAVSTGIEQQLRAADFIVSRAAGETRFETALDIARVRRLAPSRAVLIDGVGEDGWQGGLAAARHAALEGAPILPVTDEAIPATIQAYLDQVQPSTLTCVEVQLDLCRGGGEGEGGGSAVVTFNPPTGSAIRAGEPIVVGVDDPERSLDGTVSVSSNCTVVGFPSPPQFVTEGSVNFGLTVAPEEPGGDQPRPSGAVPVQPSAGNPQPQPGATAQPVEENEPTPVDYPLSCEVTTTLGTADGGEQVDRSVYTVVDLRPRIRVSSFPLVEGATVAFTDVTGGPVDTWSWDFADGGTSSEQHPDHVFDDMGCYPVELGVTSSLQHWFDGSRFAETETRLIGIAPADADLAHVEMYVVEGFVPVPGAVVRMFDLDGNEVASATAGSDAVAVFNDGGASSLSGVDYGTYVFTVDGEDGVTVQTVAPGQTVCPGIQIGEIGDLTVNAQTDSADPAPIPGATVEITRDGFTFGGTTDDNGSFTLTDLPVGTYTVEVRAQGFVTETLTALVEADASTTLEVAMTRN, encoded by the coding sequence GTGACCCGTCCACTCGTCCTTCTGCTCGCGTTGCTGCTCGGCATCCCGTTCGCCGCCGCACAGGAAGGAGGAGGAGAGGCGCCAGAGGACGCCGGGGACATCGTGATCGCCGGCCCCGACGGGGTACAGGCTGCCGCCCAGCTGAGCCAGGCAACCTCCAGCGAGGCGACGACCCGGGTGATGCTGGCCTCCGACGCGACCTTCGCCGACGCGCTCGCGTCGGCGATCCTCCAGCAGGACGGCCCCCTCCTGCTCGTCCCGCCGACCCTGCCCCTCCCGGGTGAGGTCATCGGCGAGCTCGAACGCCTCGCGCCCGCCGAGGTGACCCTGCTCGGCGGCGAGTCGGCCATCGGCCAGGACGTGGAGGAGGAGCTGCAGCGCATCGGCTTCGCGACCAACCGCATCGCCGGCGCAACCCGATTCGAGACCGCCACGGCGATCGCCCGCACCCGCCCCAACGCCGTGACGGCGCTGCTGGTCCGCGCGTTCGACGCCGCCGGTGGTGACGGCACCGGCGCCTGGGCCGACAGCGTCGCCGCCGGCGCCCTGTCAACCCAGCTCGGCCTCCCCATCCTCCTGACCGCCAGCGACGAGCTCAGCGGCCCGACCGCGGACTACCTGAACAGCAGCGGCATCCAGACGGTGATCATCATCGGCGGGACCAGCGCGGTGTCCACGGGCATCGAGCAGCAGCTGCGGGCGGCGGACTTCATCGTCAGCCGTGCCGCCGGGGAAACCCGGTTCGAGACCGCGCTCGACATCGCTCGCGTCCGCCGCCTGGCCCCCAGCCGAGCCGTGCTGATCGACGGCGTCGGCGAGGACGGCTGGCAGGGTGGGCTGGCCGCGGCCCGCCACGCCGCGCTCGAGGGCGCCCCGATCCTTCCCGTGACCGACGAGGCGATCCCCGCCACGATCCAGGCCTACCTCGACCAGGTCCAGCCGTCCACGCTGACGTGCGTGGAGGTGCAGCTGGACCTCTGCCGCGGCGGTGGCGAGGGGGAGGGCGGCGGTTCGGCCGTCGTCACCTTCAACCCCCCGACCGGCTCGGCGATCCGTGCCGGTGAGCCGATCGTCGTCGGCGTCGACGACCCCGAACGTTCCCTGGACGGGACCGTGTCGGTGTCCTCCAACTGCACGGTCGTCGGTTTCCCGAGCCCCCCGCAGTTCGTGACCGAGGGCAGCGTGAACTTCGGCCTGACGGTGGCCCCGGAGGAACCGGGCGGCGATCAGCCCCGACCCAGCGGCGCCGTGCCGGTGCAGCCGAGCGCCGGGAACCCCCAGCCCCAGCCCGGTGCGACGGCCCAGCCCGTCGAGGAGAACGAGCCGACGCCGGTGGACTACCCGCTGTCCTGCGAGGTCACGACGACCCTCGGGACCGCCGATGGCGGCGAGCAGGTCGACCGCAGCGTCTACACCGTCGTCGACCTCCGGCCGCGGATCCGCGTGTCCTCCTTCCCCCTCGTGGAAGGTGCCACCGTCGCCTTCACCGATGTCACCGGTGGCCCCGTCGACACGTGGTCGTGGGACTTCGCCGACGGGGGGACCAGCAGCGAGCAGCATCCCGACCACGTCTTCGACGACATGGGGTGCTACCCCGTCGAGCTCGGGGTGACGTCCTCGCTGCAGCACTGGTTCGACGGCTCGAGGTTCGCCGAGACCGAGACGCGCCTGATCGGCATCGCACCCGCCGACGCCGACCTGGCCCACGTCGAGATGTACGTCGTCGAGGGCTTCGTCCCCGTCCCCGGTGCAGTGGTGCGCATGTTCGACCTCGACGGCAACGAGGTGGCCTCGGCCACCGCCGGCAGCGATGCCGTGGCGGTCTTCAACGACGGTGGTGCCTCGAGCCTCTCCGGCGTCGACTACGGGACGTACGTCTTCACCGTCGACGGTGAGGACGGGGTGACCGTGCAGACCGTGGCGCCCGGCCAGACGGTGTGTCCGGGCATCCAGATCGGCGAGATCGGCGACCTGACCGTCAACGCCCAGACCGACTCCGCCGACCCGGCCCCGATCCCCGGCGCCACCGTCGAGATCACGCGGGACGGCTTCACCTTCGGTGGCACGACCGACGACAACGGCAGCTTCACCCTGACCGACCTGCCGGTCGGCACCTACACCGTCGAGGTGCGCGCCCAGGGCTTCGTGACCGAGACCCTGACCGCCCTCGTCGAAGCCGACGCAAGCACGACGCTCGAGGTGGCGATGACCCGCAACTGA
- the lipA gene encoding lipoyl synthase yields MDTSPQSATSIPADARRLTIVGAPSVAQRKPEWMKRHIPLAGPNYRELKKTMRGASLNTVCEEAACPNIHQCWEQREASFLIGGEDCTRRCGFCQIATGKPKGYDRDEPRRVAETVAEMGLHFAVVTGVARDDLPDGGAWLYAETARQIHQQVPGCGVELLIPDFRGDEAALREVISARPEVLAHNLETVRRVFRHTRPAFTYEGSLDVLRRTRDWAPEIARKSNLILGMGETEEEVREAMRDLADAGCQILTIGQYLQPTHKHLALQRYAAPDEYDRYREYGRELGFDHVEAGPLVRSSFMAGDQAINAGAWSRPTA; encoded by the coding sequence ATCGACACCTCGCCCCAGTCCGCCACATCCATCCCGGCCGATGCGCGACGGCTGACGATCGTCGGCGCGCCGTCCGTGGCCCAGCGCAAGCCCGAGTGGATGAAGCGCCACATCCCCCTCGCCGGCCCCAACTACCGGGAGCTGAAGAAGACGATGCGGGGCGCGTCCCTGAACACCGTCTGCGAGGAAGCGGCCTGCCCCAACATCCACCAGTGCTGGGAGCAGCGCGAGGCGTCGTTCCTCATCGGTGGTGAGGACTGCACCCGCCGCTGCGGCTTCTGCCAGATCGCGACGGGCAAGCCCAAGGGCTACGACCGCGACGAACCCCGCCGGGTGGCCGAGACCGTCGCCGAGATGGGGCTGCACTTCGCGGTCGTCACCGGCGTGGCCCGCGACGACCTGCCCGACGGCGGTGCGTGGCTGTACGCCGAGACCGCCCGCCAGATCCACCAGCAGGTGCCCGGGTGCGGCGTCGAGCTGCTGATCCCGGACTTCCGGGGAGACGAGGCGGCGCTCCGCGAGGTCATCTCCGCCCGTCCGGAGGTCCTGGCCCACAACCTGGAGACGGTGCGCCGGGTCTTCCGCCACACCCGCCCCGCGTTCACCTACGAGGGGTCGCTGGACGTCCTGCGCAGGACCCGTGACTGGGCCCCGGAGATCGCCCGCAAGTCCAACCTCATCCTCGGCATGGGTGAGACGGAGGAGGAGGTTCGCGAGGCCATGCGTGACCTCGCCGACGCCGGCTGCCAGATCCTGACCATCGGCCAGTACCTGCAGCCCACCCACAAGCACCTCGCCCTGCAGCGCTACGCCGCCCCCGACGAGTACGACCGCTACCGCGAGTACGGCCGCGAGCTCGGCTTCGACCACGTCGAGGCGGGCCCGCTGGTGCGGTCCAGCTTCATGGCCGGCGACCAGGCGATCAACGCCGGCGCCTGGAGCCGTCCGACCGCCTGA